Proteins from one Homalodisca vitripennis isolate AUS2020 chromosome 3, UT_GWSS_2.1, whole genome shotgun sequence genomic window:
- the LOC124358193 gene encoding protein GVQW3-like, translating to MSSLREQRYAIKFCVRLNKTATNTYEDIKQAFGDDAMSRASCFRWFKDFKEGREDPELQGGDGAPVTALTEEIINTAAAMIKTDRRLTVRQIAELLDISVGSAHTILKDNLNMSRVCARWIPRLLTPEQKQNRVDVCLEWKRFVEEDRDWWKSVITADESWVYQYDPAMKIQSTEWVEKNEGRPKKARATKSANKAMVITFFDYKGMVYTHSVPRGQTINGDYYKQVLATLMNDHISRKRPDFEETGNFITTMRGLTLHTL from the coding sequence ATGTCCAGTTTGCGTGAACAACGATATGCGATTAAGTTTTGTGTTAGACTCAACAAAACTGCGACTAACACTTATGAAGACATAAAGCAAGCTTTTGGGGATGACGCAATGTCTCGTGCTTCCTGTTTTCGCTggttcaaagattttaaggaGGGAAGAGAGGACCCAGAGTTGCAGGGAGGAGATGGTGCCCCAGTTACTGCTCTCACTGAGGAAATCATCAATACAGCAGCGGCAATGATCAAAACCGACCGACGTCTGACCGTCAGACAGATTGCTGAACTCCTTGACATATCGGTAGGTAGTgctcacacaattttaaaagacaatcttAACATGTCTAGAGTGTGTGCTCGTTGGATTCCTCGTTTACTCACacctgaacaaaaacaaaaccgtgTCGATGTTTGCCTTGAGTGGAAGCGGTTCGTTGAAGAAGATAGGGATTGGTGGAAGAGTGTAATCACTGCTGATGAGTCCTGGGTTTATCAGTATGACCCTGCAATGAAAATCCAAAGCACTGAGTGGGTAGAAAAAAATGAAGGTCGCCCGAAGAAAGCTAGGGCAACCAAATCTGCAAACAAAGCAATGGTCATTACTTTTTTTGACTATAAAGGAATGGTGTACACTCATTCAGTTCCACGTGGACAGACAATCAATGGAGactattacaaacaagttttggCTACATTAATGAATGATCACATTTCTCGAAAGCGTCCAGACTTCGAGGAAACTGGAAACTTCATCACGACAATGCGCGGCCTCACATTGCACACGTTGTGA